A single window of Streptomyces aquilus DNA harbors:
- a CDS encoding cupin domain-containing protein yields the protein MSDLIVLPGQGRKLVTKAQEVTFKATGAQGSSVSVFEVVVPPGFDTGAHFHERSQEFFYILEGELELMAFEPAERTDDDWLDWESADGDRLVRASAGSTMFVPPNTPHAFRNATDQPVRMLFQCFPSPEHELYFEEIADIWSTGRSVDPEAVERMRSRYDVKQITPMRFQPPAEETT from the coding sequence ATGAGCGATCTCATCGTGCTGCCGGGACAGGGACGCAAACTGGTCACCAAGGCGCAGGAAGTCACCTTCAAAGCCACCGGAGCGCAGGGCTCCTCCGTGTCGGTCTTCGAGGTGGTCGTACCGCCCGGTTTCGACACCGGCGCCCACTTCCACGAGCGTTCGCAGGAGTTCTTCTACATCCTGGAGGGCGAGCTGGAACTGATGGCGTTCGAGCCGGCCGAGCGCACGGACGACGACTGGCTCGACTGGGAGTCGGCCGACGGCGACCGCCTCGTCCGCGCGAGCGCGGGCAGCACCATGTTCGTTCCGCCGAACACCCCGCACGCCTTCCGGAACGCCACGGACCAGCCGGTGCGCATGCTGTTCCAGTGCTTCCCGTCGCCCGAGCACGAGCTGTACTTCGAGGAGATCGCGGACATCTGGTCGACCGGCAGGTCCGTGGACCCGGAGGCGGTGGAGCGCATGCGCAGCCGCTACGACGTCAAGCAGATCACGCCGATGCGTTTCCAGCCGCCCGCGGAAGAGACCACTTGA
- a CDS encoding sigma-70 family RNA polymerase sigma factor — MISVLPVPCADRATADASATAWALAARAGDPEAADHFVRALHGDVLRYVTHLSGDPQTAHDLTQDTFARAFSSLHRYEGRASARTWLLSIARRAVVDNLRRAAVRPRIADTTDWQTAAERNQPCGLPGFDEGVALLDLLQTLPEERREAFLLTQVVGLSYEEAAGFVGCPVGTVRSRVSRARVSLDRLLLDSETPSTEAG, encoded by the coding sequence ATGATCTCTGTCCTCCCTGTTCCCTGCGCGGACCGCGCCACCGCCGACGCCTCGGCGACCGCCTGGGCGCTGGCCGCCCGTGCCGGAGACCCCGAGGCGGCCGACCACTTCGTCCGCGCCCTCCACGGTGACGTCCTCCGATACGTCACCCACCTCAGCGGAGACCCCCAGACCGCCCACGACCTGACCCAGGACACCTTCGCGCGGGCGTTCAGCAGCCTGCACCGCTACGAGGGCCGGGCTTCGGCCCGCACCTGGCTGCTGTCGATCGCCCGGCGCGCGGTCGTCGACAACCTGCGCCGTGCCGCCGTACGTCCCCGCATCGCCGACACCACCGACTGGCAGACGGCGGCGGAGCGCAACCAGCCGTGCGGTCTGCCGGGGTTCGACGAAGGCGTGGCCCTGCTCGACCTGTTGCAGACGCTGCCCGAGGAACGCAGGGAGGCGTTCTTGCTGACCCAGGTGGTCGGGCTGTCCTACGAGGAGGCGGCCGGCTTCGTCGGCTGTCCCGTCGGCACCGTCCGCTCCCGGGTGTCCCGCGCCCGCGTGAGCCTGGACCGGCTGCTCCTGGACTCCGAGACGCCGAGCACCGAGGCGGGCTGA
- a CDS encoding SCO2400 family protein yields the protein MHYCSKCRRHLNGALVCPGCGAYAPDIAPPATGRVSSQSASIDGTPPAHALHDPLAFDTWHDGALPGEEDGAAWDTSDSAASTDVGDVPIAREGRAARRRQLARWKKNKRRAAVATAVALVGGGLTLTAMDRNSPDQARAATAPDEQSMGGVKEHTPAYARPASAPPTPHRSSDTSATDSPASGAPRQQTLAASPRTTPPIAQPDAAAPPAPATTSVPQPTNTPSASGDNDPTGTSAEQPSAPAPTNSTDPGTSQTGSGSTPAATSPAQVCLLVLCIG from the coding sequence ATGCACTACTGCTCCAAGTGTCGACGCCATCTCAACGGCGCCCTGGTGTGTCCCGGGTGCGGTGCCTACGCCCCGGACATCGCTCCGCCGGCAACAGGCCGTGTCAGTTCGCAGTCGGCGAGCATCGACGGCACGCCGCCCGCACATGCGCTCCACGATCCGTTGGCCTTCGACACATGGCACGACGGCGCGTTGCCGGGCGAGGAGGACGGCGCCGCCTGGGACACCTCCGACAGCGCCGCATCCACCGATGTCGGGGACGTACCCATAGCGCGCGAAGGGCGAGCCGCCCGGCGACGCCAGCTGGCGCGCTGGAAGAAGAACAAACGACGGGCAGCGGTCGCTACGGCCGTCGCACTCGTCGGAGGCGGCCTGACCCTCACCGCGATGGACCGGAACTCCCCCGACCAGGCAAGGGCGGCCACAGCACCGGACGAGCAGAGCATGGGCGGCGTGAAGGAACACACGCCCGCATACGCCCGCCCGGCATCCGCGCCGCCCACCCCCCACCGGTCGTCTGACACTTCCGCGACAGACTCTCCGGCCTCCGGCGCCCCCAGGCAGCAGACCCTCGCGGCCTCGCCCCGCACCACACCGCCGATCGCGCAGCCGGACGCCGCCGCGCCTCCCGCACCGGCTACGACATCGGTTCCCCAGCCGACCAACACCCCCTCCGCCTCCGGCGACAACGACCCCACCGGTACGTCAGCGGAGCAGCCCTCGGCACCCGCACCCACCAACAGCACGGACCCGGGCACCTCCCAGACCGGTTCCGGTTCCACCCCGGCAGCGACGTCGCCGGCGCAGGTGTGCCTGCTCGTGCTGTGTATCGGGTGA
- a CDS encoding FecCD family ABC transporter permease has product MTVAISIGAVNVPLADVWSIVLHHVTGAGAAPSDRALDQIVWNFRTPRVLLAALVGAGLAVTGAVLQTVVSNPLADPIVLGFSYGATLGAVLVITLGGGAALAGLGVSAAAFVGAVAAGALVFALGRRQGRLAPTRLVLAGVAIGYVFLSATSFVQLQATPTELRTVMFWMLGSVAGARWDQIPTVTVVVLVTTVLLSLFGRRLNVLLAGDESATALGVDVNRLRAVLLVLSALLTGTVIAVAGSIGFVGLMIPHLVRLTIGADHRRLLPLTALLGAVYLVLVDLLSRTLNRPNELPLGILTALLGAPFFLWLLRRNKGLD; this is encoded by the coding sequence ATGACCGTGGCGATCAGTATCGGCGCGGTCAACGTCCCCCTAGCAGACGTGTGGTCGATCGTCCTCCACCACGTCACCGGCGCCGGAGCCGCGCCCTCCGACCGCGCGCTCGATCAGATCGTCTGGAACTTCCGCACCCCGCGGGTGCTCCTGGCGGCGCTGGTCGGCGCGGGCCTGGCGGTGACGGGTGCGGTGCTCCAGACGGTGGTGTCCAACCCGCTGGCCGACCCCATCGTGCTGGGCTTCTCCTACGGCGCCACACTCGGCGCGGTCCTCGTCATCACCCTCGGCGGCGGCGCCGCGCTCGCCGGGCTGGGGGTGTCGGCGGCGGCCTTCGTCGGCGCGGTCGCGGCGGGCGCCCTGGTCTTCGCGCTCGGCCGACGCCAAGGGCGGCTGGCCCCGACCCGGCTGGTATTGGCGGGTGTTGCCATCGGCTACGTCTTCCTCTCGGCGACCAGCTTCGTCCAACTCCAGGCGACCCCCACCGAGTTGCGGACGGTGATGTTCTGGATGCTGGGCAGCGTGGCGGGCGCCCGATGGGACCAGATCCCCACCGTCACCGTGGTCGTGCTCGTCACCACCGTCCTGTTGTCGCTGTTCGGCCGCCGCCTCAACGTGCTGCTGGCCGGCGACGAGTCGGCCACCGCGCTCGGCGTGGACGTGAACCGACTTCGGGCCGTCCTGCTCGTCCTCAGCGCACTGCTGACCGGCACCGTCATCGCCGTCGCGGGCAGCATCGGCTTCGTCGGCCTGATGATCCCGCACCTCGTGCGCCTCACCATCGGCGCCGACCACCGCCGACTGCTGCCGCTGACAGCGCTGCTGGGCGCCGTCTACCTGGTCCTCGTCGACCTGCTCTCCCGCACCCTGAACCGCCCCAACGAACTGCCGCTGGGCATCCTCACCGCCCTGCTCGGCGCCCCCTTCTTCCTGTGGCTGCTGCGCCGCAACAAGGGCCTGGACTGA
- a CDS encoding ABC transporter substrate-binding protein, protein MSINRPVAIALAAACCLLTAACGSSSDDKASDQSTEAAAPKAGYPVTLDNCGRRETFEKAPSRVVVMNGASVAEVSTLLALGLGDKIVANQQTYGTSEVAGRADAIKKLPTGDVELNDAYDIPREAMLGLRPDLVLSTTSYGFDEKNGFATRDQLKNVGANSYVSPQGCDQDTSEMTIADSYQLLRDMGKVFHVGDRAEKLIAASEKHIAAVSEKVKGEKAPNVMVLFSNMSMGGNDFSSVVAKGIYNDILAEAGGTNAFENASKTSFADLSKEKVAATDVDALVVIAYNDPDPAAYAKKLLKEFPQWPAAKNNAYVTLSDSMYLGPSNDLAVEKIAKTLHPDAF, encoded by the coding sequence ATGTCGATCAACCGGCCGGTGGCCATCGCCCTGGCCGCAGCCTGCTGTCTCCTCACGGCGGCCTGTGGGTCGTCGTCCGACGACAAGGCGAGCGACCAGAGCACCGAGGCCGCGGCCCCGAAGGCCGGCTATCCGGTGACTCTCGACAACTGCGGCCGGAGGGAGACCTTCGAGAAGGCGCCCAGCCGGGTCGTGGTCATGAACGGCGCCTCCGTCGCAGAGGTCTCCACCCTTCTCGCCCTCGGCCTCGGCGACAAGATCGTCGCCAACCAGCAGACCTACGGCACGTCCGAGGTCGCGGGCCGGGCCGATGCCATCAAGAAGCTGCCCACCGGTGACGTCGAACTCAACGACGCCTACGACATCCCCCGCGAGGCCATGCTCGGCCTGCGCCCGGACCTGGTGCTGTCCACCACCTCCTACGGCTTCGACGAGAAGAACGGCTTCGCCACCCGCGACCAGCTGAAGAACGTCGGCGCGAACAGCTATGTCTCGCCACAGGGATGCGACCAGGACACCTCCGAGATGACCATCGCCGACAGCTACCAACTGCTGCGCGACATGGGCAAGGTCTTCCACGTCGGTGACCGGGCCGAGAAGCTGATCGCCGCCTCCGAGAAGCACATCGCGGCCGTCTCGGAGAAGGTGAAGGGGGAGAAGGCACCGAACGTCATGGTGCTCTTCTCCAACATGTCCATGGGCGGCAACGACTTCAGCTCGGTCGTCGCCAAGGGCATCTACAACGACATCCTCGCCGAGGCGGGCGGCACCAACGCCTTCGAGAACGCCTCCAAGACCTCCTTCGCCGACCTGAGCAAGGAGAAGGTCGCCGCCACCGACGTCGACGCCCTCGTCGTCATCGCCTACAACGACCCCGACCCGGCGGCGTACGCCAAGAAGCTGCTCAAGGAGTTCCCCCAGTGGCCGGCCGCCAAGAACAACGCGTACGTGACGCTGTCCGATTCGATGTACCTCGGCCCCAGCAACGACCTGGCCGTCGAGAAGATCGCGAAGACCCTGCACCCGGACGCCTTCTGA
- a CDS encoding GNAT family N-acetyltransferase, whose amino-acid sequence MQSTTIRRAVAQDADRLTHLIQASGAYRGTYASIISGYRVTSDYITRHQVFVAVDAAEQLQGFYALTLEPPELDLAFVADAVQGGGVGRLLIEHMLGQARAAGLSEVRVVSHPPAEAFYRRLGAVRVGTLAPSPPKVSWARPELRFAID is encoded by the coding sequence ATGCAGTCCACGACGATCAGGCGGGCCGTCGCGCAGGACGCCGACCGCCTCACCCACCTGATCCAGGCCTCCGGCGCCTACCGGGGAACGTACGCCTCGATCATCTCCGGCTACCGGGTCACCTCCGACTACATCACCCGTCACCAAGTCTTCGTCGCCGTCGATGCCGCCGAACAACTTCAGGGCTTCTACGCCCTGACGCTGGAACCCCCGGAGCTGGACCTGGCATTCGTGGCGGACGCCGTCCAGGGCGGCGGAGTCGGCCGGCTCCTCATCGAGCACATGCTCGGTCAGGCCAGAGCGGCCGGCCTGAGCGAGGTGCGGGTGGTCTCCCATCCGCCTGCCGAAGCGTTCTACCGACGCCTCGGCGCCGTACGGGTGGGCACACTCGCCCCCTCACCACCGAAAGTCTCCTGGGCACGGCCGGAGTTGCGGTTCGCCATCGACTGA
- a CDS encoding tetratricopeptide repeat protein, translated as MVWRRGYVKGWWLIVGAAVATSVAAFAKSELPAGVGAVFVAAVGAAAGVASWRGSRLLEAPTARERGLVVARRGRIPRVRDIDDLSVVRVHGAGGDAFPAFIPRDKSGEIEAALASHRFVLLVGDSTAGKSRAAFEALRETYPSHRLLIPDPESGANLAAAFETAESVRPSVIWLDDLERYLTSGSTLPHLIRNVIMGRPGVLVVATIRAHERARFRGIEASPVPEGTAAVFGLAHEIRLDRRWSTAELRRASEHKADERIARAIESSGTYGIAEYLAAGPWLLATWRDARSPEGNHSRGAALVAAAADAFCAGWTTHVPVPVLRDLHEHHLLDLGGARAHPEPWESALAWATKPIFATSSLLLPHHDGTGYRVFDYLPEVIDAERGTQEIPQPVWDTLIAHADAATCIDLGWTARRRTQWDAATSAFRKALDGGALMGASGLAEISGNAARYSEAVDVLTTVLRSAPPDTAPDDLLELTLQLAWWTGQSGDLDRAVSLASEAYEGFLELHGGIHPATIRARRNLIRWTGHIGSAADALAMARELLDAGQTLWGPEHPEVLGLRFEVAGWAEADGPQAAERAWRELDDDASRLLGDRHALTNDARWNLAGWVTRNGDPETGLRLQKAVVEGAAALYGADHPRTLTRTVQLAAMLGHAGRADEALITATAAREDCARVVGQNHELTHCAAYQLALWTALSGDPGTARAIFTRLLSVLPDGHPLAGLCTRQTAEGPGSTTAYYLPPDW; from the coding sequence ATGGTGTGGCGGAGAGGTTACGTCAAGGGCTGGTGGCTCATCGTCGGCGCGGCCGTGGCGACGTCGGTGGCGGCGTTCGCCAAGTCGGAGCTTCCCGCCGGAGTGGGTGCGGTCTTCGTCGCCGCGGTGGGGGCCGCGGCCGGTGTGGCGTCCTGGCGGGGCAGCCGGCTGCTGGAGGCGCCGACGGCGCGTGAGCGCGGGCTGGTCGTGGCTCGGCGCGGCAGGATTCCCCGCGTCCGCGACATCGACGATCTGTCAGTCGTACGCGTCCATGGTGCGGGTGGTGACGCGTTCCCCGCGTTCATCCCGAGGGACAAAAGCGGCGAGATCGAGGCGGCCCTGGCCTCGCATCGGTTCGTCCTGCTCGTCGGGGACTCGACCGCGGGAAAGTCACGTGCGGCGTTCGAGGCGCTGCGTGAGACATACCCGAGTCACCGTCTGCTCATCCCGGATCCCGAAAGTGGGGCGAACCTGGCGGCCGCCTTCGAGACGGCCGAGTCCGTACGGCCGTCGGTGATCTGGCTGGACGATCTGGAACGCTACCTGACCTCGGGAAGCACACTCCCGCATCTGATCAGGAACGTGATCATGGGGAGACCGGGGGTGCTGGTGGTGGCCACCATCCGCGCCCACGAACGGGCCCGCTTCCGTGGGATCGAGGCATCCCCCGTTCCCGAGGGGACGGCGGCCGTGTTCGGCCTGGCCCACGAGATCCGGCTCGACCGCCGGTGGAGCACCGCAGAGCTGCGCCGGGCGTCCGAACACAAGGCGGACGAGCGCATCGCCCGCGCGATCGAGTCATCCGGCACCTACGGAATCGCCGAGTACCTGGCGGCCGGTCCGTGGCTTCTCGCGACCTGGAGGGACGCCCGTTCCCCCGAGGGGAATCACTCCCGTGGGGCGGCGCTGGTGGCCGCCGCAGCCGACGCCTTCTGTGCGGGCTGGACCACGCACGTCCCAGTTCCCGTGCTGCGCGACCTCCACGAACACCACCTGCTCGACCTCGGGGGCGCCCGTGCTCATCCTGAGCCTTGGGAGTCCGCGCTGGCCTGGGCGACAAAACCGATCTTCGCCACCAGCAGCCTCCTGCTCCCTCATCACGACGGCACCGGCTACCGCGTCTTCGACTACCTGCCCGAAGTGATCGACGCCGAACGCGGGACCCAGGAAATCCCCCAGCCGGTCTGGGACACGCTCATCGCTCACGCCGACGCAGCGACCTGTATCGACCTGGGCTGGACCGCCCGGCGTCGGACCCAATGGGACGCCGCGACATCCGCCTTCCGCAAGGCACTCGACGGAGGCGCCCTCATGGGCGCGAGCGGCCTGGCCGAGATATCCGGCAACGCCGCCCGGTATTCCGAGGCCGTCGACGTCCTCACCACCGTGCTGCGGTCCGCGCCGCCGGACACCGCTCCGGACGACCTGCTCGAACTCACCCTTCAACTGGCCTGGTGGACGGGGCAGTCCGGGGACCTCGACCGGGCGGTTTCGCTCGCTTCCGAAGCGTACGAAGGTTTCCTGGAGCTCCACGGAGGGATCCACCCGGCCACGATCCGAGCCAGACGGAACCTGATTCGCTGGACGGGCCACATCGGATCGGCTGCCGATGCCCTCGCGATGGCCAGGGAACTCCTCGATGCCGGACAGACCCTCTGGGGACCGGAGCACCCTGAGGTGTTGGGTCTGCGATTCGAAGTGGCCGGCTGGGCGGAAGCCGACGGACCGCAGGCCGCCGAGCGCGCCTGGCGCGAACTCGACGACGACGCCTCCCGTCTGCTCGGTGACCGCCACGCCCTCACCAACGACGCCCGCTGGAACTTGGCCGGCTGGGTTACCCGAAACGGTGACCCGGAGACCGGACTTCGCCTGCAGAAGGCAGTCGTCGAAGGCGCCGCCGCCCTCTACGGTGCCGACCACCCGCGTACCCTCACGCGCACCGTCCAGCTCGCCGCCATGCTCGGCCACGCCGGCCGCGCTGACGAGGCCCTCATCACAGCCACCGCCGCTCGCGAGGACTGCGCTCGCGTCGTGGGGCAGAACCACGAACTCACCCACTGCGCCGCCTACCAACTCGCCCTGTGGACCGCTCTCTCCGGAGACCCCGGCACCGCACGAGCCATCTTCACGAGGCTTCTCTCCGTGCTGCCGGACGGCCATCCGCTCGCCGGACTGTGCACCCGCCAGACAGCCGAAGGCCCGGGCTCCACAACGGCCTACTACCTGCCCCCCGACTGGTGA
- a CDS encoding NUDIX hydrolase, with translation MLIVVAAAVVRAGRLLVVSKRAAPEVFYLPGGKPDPGEMPLEALARELDEELGVRPVEPRLLAEVEAMAALEKVPMRMTVYEAEVSRTPRPAAELAELRWISGAEEDVELAPAVRDHVVPLLGERGLLGC, from the coding sequence ATGCTGATCGTCGTGGCGGCCGCCGTCGTACGGGCCGGGCGGCTTCTGGTGGTGAGCAAGCGGGCGGCCCCGGAGGTCTTCTATCTGCCCGGAGGCAAGCCCGATCCGGGCGAGATGCCGCTGGAGGCCCTGGCGCGCGAGCTGGACGAGGAACTCGGCGTCCGGCCAGTCGAGCCGCGCCTGCTGGCCGAGGTCGAGGCCATGGCGGCCCTTGAAAAGGTGCCGATGAGGATGACGGTGTACGAGGCCGAGGTCAGCCGGACGCCTCGTCCCGCTGCCGAACTGGCGGAGCTGCGCTGGATCTCCGGCGCGGAGGAGGACGTCGAGCTGGCTCCCGCGGTCAGGGACCACGTTGTGCCGCTGTTGGGGGAACGGGGCCTGTTGGGCTGCTGA
- a CDS encoding ABC transporter ATP-binding protein, translating into MKLTVDQLHVTLDHAPILRDVSLEARKGEIVGLVGPNGSGKSTLLRTVYRSLRPADGVVKVGEDDVWELSPRAAARRTAAVLQDAGGNTTGLTVEEIVALGRAPHHGLLGRDGAEDGAAVSDAIDRCGVRPFADRDYASLSGGERQRVLLARALAQNPQLLVLDELTNHLDIRARFELLDLIRLTGVTTLAVLHDLDLAARLCDHLVVLHGGAVAAAGPVLEVLTPELLADVFGVRARTERHADGVVRITYAARPLAQSETADRLTETADR; encoded by the coding sequence ATGAAACTGACCGTCGACCAGCTCCACGTCACCCTGGACCACGCCCCGATCCTGCGGGACGTGAGCCTTGAGGCCCGCAAGGGCGAGATCGTCGGCCTTGTCGGCCCCAACGGCAGCGGCAAGTCCACCCTGCTGCGCACCGTCTACCGCTCTCTCCGTCCGGCGGACGGGGTGGTCAAGGTCGGCGAGGACGACGTGTGGGAACTGTCCCCACGGGCGGCGGCCCGCCGTACGGCGGCGGTTCTCCAAGACGCCGGGGGCAACACCACCGGGCTGACCGTGGAGGAGATCGTCGCGCTGGGCCGTGCCCCGCACCATGGCCTGCTGGGCCGCGACGGGGCCGAGGACGGAGCCGCCGTCTCCGACGCCATCGACCGCTGCGGCGTACGCCCCTTCGCCGACCGCGACTACGCCTCGCTGTCCGGGGGAGAGCGTCAACGCGTCCTGCTGGCGAGGGCGTTGGCTCAGAACCCCCAGCTCCTCGTCCTGGACGAGCTCACCAACCACCTCGACATCCGGGCCCGGTTCGAACTCCTCGACCTGATCCGCCTGACCGGCGTCACCACCCTCGCGGTGCTCCACGACCTCGACCTCGCCGCGCGCCTCTGTGACCACCTGGTCGTCCTGCACGGCGGTGCCGTGGCAGCGGCGGGCCCGGTCCTCGAGGTGCTCACCCCGGAGCTCCTCGCCGACGTCTTCGGCGTCCGCGCGAGAACAGAACGGCATGCCGACGGCGTCGTCCGCATCACCTACGCGGCCCGGCCCCTCGCGCAGAGCGAGACCGCCGACCGCCTCACCGAGACGGCCGACCGCTGA